The following DNA comes from Desulfobaculum xiamenense.
CTTTGGGTGTCGGCGCGCTGGCCATCCTGTGGGTGGAGCGTCGGCGTAGGACGCCGACCACGCAGACTCTCGACGACATCACTCCCCTGCTCGCCCTCGGCGTGGGCGCGTTCCAGTGTCTGGCGCTGTGGCCGGGCTTTTCGCGTTCCGCGGCTACGATCATGGGTGGCATGATCCTTGGTGCTGGGCGCACTGTCGCCGCAGAATATTCCTTTATCGCGGCGGTGCCCATCATGTTCGCGGCCACGGGCTATGACATGCTTAAGAGTATGCACCTGTTCACGGCGGCGGACCTGCCCTTTCTCGCCACGGGCTTCGTGGTGAGCTTTCTGTCCGCGTGGCTGGCTGTAAAGGTGTTCATCCGGCTTCTGGGGCAGGTGACGCTGCGCCCCTTCGCATGGTACCGTCTCGTTCTGGCTCCGATTGTCCTTATCTTCTGGCAGATGGGGCTTTTTTGAGAAAAGTCCTAATTTCCGCTTGCAATCGGGTTTGAAAATTCTTATATGCCTTTTCGCCGACGGGGTGAGCGTTTCCCGCTCTTCCCGACGCATCATGGCGAGGTAGCTCAGTTGGTCAGAGCATGCGGCTCATATCCGCAGTGTCGGAGGTTCAAGTCCTCTCCTCGCTACCAAGAGTATATAGCCCTTCCGCGAAAGCGGGAGGGCTTTTTCGTTTGGAAAAGGAAGTTGGGCCTCTGGTCCCCTTTTCAAAGGCAATATTCATGTGCTGTGAATGTTGCCGCAGTGTTGGATGATTCTCCACCCTGCCCTTGCAATCAACGAAAAGCCCGCCGAGCAGTATGTTTTCTCCCCCATAATTCCTCATGAAAAGGTATGGGAATGACAAAATTTCTCCTTGTTTTGGTGAACGGAGCTGGACGTTCTCTTGTTTTATGTTGCCTCGGCGAAGGAAACGAAATAACGTCGCCGCGAATATAGCATCGCTAATTTTCACATCGAAACTCAAAATCGATACGAGGCATCATCATGGTCGGCGTCCTAATTGTTCTAGTTATTGCACTACTGCCTATAATCTCCGGCTGCTTTATCATCACCAAACAACAGAAGGTCCAGATACTCGAAACCTTCGGCAAATACTCCGGCTTCCGAAC
Coding sequences within:
- a CDS encoding undecaprenyl-diphosphate phosphatase; the protein is MDSILQAAILGVVEGLTEFLPVSSTGHLILVGHLLGFTGEKAATFEVVIQLGAILAVVVLYWERFWGLLRPAPGMRFSGVRGLWLLFLTSLPAGLAGLAAHDAIKQYLFGPYTVALALGVGALAILWVERRRRTPTTQTLDDITPLLALGVGAFQCLALWPGFSRSAATIMGGMILGAGRTVAAEYSFIAAVPIMFAATGYDMLKSMHLFTAADLPFLATGFVVSFLSAWLAVKVFIRLLGQVTLRPFAWYRLVLAPIVLIFWQMGLF